The nucleotide sequence CGGCCCGAGGTCACGGGCGTGACGGTGGCCGAGCTCATGCGCCGCCCGGAGCGGTGGGGGCGCCCGCCCTCCGTGCGGGTCATCCTCAGCCGGCTCAAGCGTGGCGGTCAGCAGATGGTGGTCACCGGGGCGACGGTCCTGCAGCTCGGCGACGTGGTCACCCTGGTCGGGCCCGAGGAGGAGCTGGAGCAGGTGGCCCCCCTGTTCGGCGTACCGAGCCGGGAGCGGCCGGAGCTCGATCGCAGCCAGATCGACTTTCGCCGGATCTTCGTCTCCAACCGGGCCGTGGCGGGCAAGCCCATCCGGGAGCTGGACCTCCGGGCCCGGTTCGGGGCCGTCATCACCCGCATCAAGCGGGGCGACGTGGATCTGGTCCCGAGCGCGTCCACCGTGCTGGAACTGGGGGACCGGGTACGGGTCGTGGCGCCGAGGGAGCGACTCGCAGCGCTGGCCACCTTCTTCGGGGATTCCTACCGGGAGCTGTCCGAGATCGACCTTCCGAGCGTCTCGCTCGGTATCGGGCTCGGGCTCCTGCTCGGCTTGATCCCGGTGCCCTTGCCGGCAGGCGCGACCCTCCGGCTGGGGTTCGCGGGCGGGCCGCTGGTGGCCGCGCTGGTGCTCGGCACGCTGGGGCGCACGGGACCCATCGTCTGGATCCAGCCGCACAATGCCAACTTGACGCTCCGCCAAATGGGGCTGGCGTTGTTTCTCGCGGGGATCGGGACCCGGTCGGGTTACGCGCTCTTGAGCACCCTCGAGCAAGCGGGGCCGGGCGTGCTCGTGACGGCGGTGGCGGTAGCCGCCGGAGCCGCCCTTGGCACCCTGGTGGTCGCTTACCGGCTGCTGCGTATCCCCATGCCGGTGGTTACGGGGATGCTGGCGGGGCTGCAGACCCAGCCCGCGCTGCTCGCCTTCGCGACGGAGCAGGCAGGGTCGGAGATCCCGCACGTGGGCTACGCGACCGTCTACCCCACGGCGATGATCCTCAAGATGCTCCTGGCCCAGCTGCTCGTGAGCCGGTAGCCGGCGGGGAAAGGGCGAGAATACGGCGCCCGGCCTCGCCCTCAGGGGACGAGCGCGACCTTGACGGCCCCTGACGGGCCCTTGCGTGCCGCCGCCTGGATCGCTTCCCTCCAGCTCTCCAGCGGGAAGCGGTGCGTCACCAGGCTGCCCAGATCCGCTTTGCCCTGCTCCATGAGCTCTAGGGCGTAGGCCATGGTACGGATGCGCCGCCCGCCGGGAAGCCGCTC is from Limnochorda sp. L945t and encodes:
- a CDS encoding aspartate:alanine exchanger family transporter; the protein is MAGVLAASPLLLLFAVTGIGYVVGRVRVGGFTLGVAAILLVGLAFGAIDPRLALPGFVYEFGLVLFVYTVGLASGPGFFRSLRRRGLRDTALAVGVLALAAGIAWGLGRLFGLPGPVIAGVFAGSLTNTPALAAVVETLQAQGHQAATAPVVGYSLAYPAGVLVMIACMGACARAWRVDFRREAREFARATGEGGDRVTNCDVEVTRPEVTGVTVAELMRRPERWGRPPSVRVILSRLKRGGQQMVVTGATVLQLGDVVTLVGPEEELEQVAPLFGVPSRERPELDRSQIDFRRIFVSNRAVAGKPIRELDLRARFGAVITRIKRGDVDLVPSASTVLELGDRVRVVAPRERLAALATFFGDSYRELSEIDLPSVSLGIGLGLLLGLIPVPLPAGATLRLGFAGGPLVAALVLGTLGRTGPIVWIQPHNANLTLRQMGLALFLAGIGTRSGYALLSTLEQAGPGVLVTAVAVAAGAALGTLVVAYRLLRIPMPVVTGMLAGLQTQPALLAFATEQAGSEIPHVGYATVYPTAMILKMLLAQLLVSR